In Halomonas alkalicola, the following proteins share a genomic window:
- a CDS encoding glycerophosphodiester phosphodiesterase family protein produces MLALSQLSRDVLRTLREHLRPLIVYHFFFTLLASLLLLPAVAWSLTRLLGQFGRPVITNAELIDILMSAGGALWLLAAIGLTFLVLYLQQAGMILVAARPRDNHVRLAFEALWWTLRRLPQLAALVVVQVGSHLLLVIPVAFAIAWLYGTFLGGLDPYYVQRVRPPALWQFLAIGLPLVVVWAAIAATLYFRWILALPLVALEGLWPRQALKRSHRLTHGRKGPIALAVIALLLLIIALPLVATLLFDRLFTPMLWWLPERNAVLVPATLAYLTAYVLVTLAITFVGIAANALLSACLTLRLAHREPRPAPPPKGAHPGRLAWALEIGVIVFALSQAWLIVNSFELRDEVANIAHRGSSMAAPENTLAAVEQAIQDGADYVEIDVRLTADDEVVLYHDRSLTRLTGDPRNLGELTREELAVFDVGSWFGDAFQGERIPGLDETLAAVRGRNALMIDMKPDPGREVALVEGVIAALREESARRQACHDEAADAEAAAACGSVDVVGETRVATMSAALVEEIRAREPELRVTLLAQLILPGTLDRRGFDALGLRHNRITDNEIRLARYYGYEVHAWTINDRARMSQLIDLGVDAIITDRPELLAELLDDRRELGDGALLLVKLRNWLRR; encoded by the coding sequence ATGCTGGCCCTCTCTCAGCTGAGCCGGGACGTGCTGCGCACCCTGCGCGAGCACCTGCGGCCGCTGATCGTCTACCACTTCTTCTTCACCCTGCTGGCCTCGCTGCTGCTGCTGCCGGCGGTGGCCTGGAGCCTGACCCGGCTGCTCGGCCAGTTCGGGCGCCCGGTGATCACCAACGCCGAGCTCATCGATATCCTGATGAGTGCCGGCGGCGCCCTCTGGCTGCTGGCCGCCATCGGCCTCACCTTCCTGGTGCTCTACCTGCAGCAGGCCGGGATGATCCTGGTGGCGGCGCGCCCCCGGGACAACCACGTGCGTCTGGCCTTCGAGGCGCTCTGGTGGACCCTGCGCCGCCTGCCGCAGCTGGCAGCCCTGGTGGTGGTCCAGGTGGGCAGCCACCTGCTGCTGGTCATTCCGGTGGCCTTTGCCATTGCCTGGCTCTACGGCACCTTCCTCGGCGGGCTGGACCCCTACTACGTGCAGCGGGTGCGCCCGCCGGCACTGTGGCAGTTCCTGGCCATCGGCCTGCCCCTGGTGGTGGTCTGGGCGGCCATCGCCGCGACCCTCTACTTCCGCTGGATCCTCGCCCTGCCGCTGGTGGCGCTGGAGGGCCTCTGGCCCCGCCAGGCCCTCAAGCGCAGCCACCGGCTGACCCATGGCCGCAAGGGCCCCATCGCCCTGGCGGTGATCGCCCTGCTGCTGCTGATCATCGCCCTACCGCTGGTCGCTACCCTGCTCTTCGACCGGCTCTTCACACCGATGCTGTGGTGGCTGCCGGAGCGCAACGCCGTGCTGGTGCCGGCCACCCTGGCCTACCTCACCGCCTACGTGCTGGTGACCCTGGCTATCACCTTCGTCGGTATCGCCGCCAACGCCCTGCTCTCGGCCTGCCTCACCCTGCGCCTGGCGCACCGCGAGCCGCGCCCCGCGCCGCCGCCCAAGGGCGCCCACCCCGGGCGCCTGGCCTGGGCGCTGGAGATCGGGGTGATCGTCTTCGCCCTCTCCCAGGCATGGCTGATCGTCAACAGCTTCGAGCTGCGCGACGAGGTCGCCAATATCGCCCACCGCGGCAGCTCCATGGCCGCCCCGGAGAATACCCTGGCGGCGGTGGAGCAGGCGATACAGGACGGCGCCGACTACGTGGAGATCGACGTGCGCCTCACCGCCGACGACGAGGTGGTGCTGTACCACGACCGCAGCCTCACTCGCCTGACCGGCGACCCGCGTAACCTCGGCGAGCTGACCCGGGAGGAGCTGGCCGTCTTCGACGTGGGCAGCTGGTTCGGCGACGCCTTCCAGGGGGAGCGGATCCCGGGGCTCGACGAGACCCTGGCCGCGGTGCGCGGTCGCAACGCCCTGATGATCGACATGAAGCCGGACCCTGGCCGCGAGGTGGCCCTGGTGGAGGGAGTGATCGCCGCCCTGCGCGAGGAGTCGGCCCGGCGCCAGGCCTGCCACGACGAGGCCGCAGACGCCGAGGCGGCCGCGGCCTGCGGGAGCGTGGACGTGGTCGGAGAGACCCGCGTGGCCACCATGTCGGCGGCCCTGGTAGAGGAGATTCGCGCCCGGGAGCCCGAGCTCAGGGTGACCCTGCTGGCCCAGCTGATCCTGCCCGGCACCCTGGACCGGCGCGGCTTCGATGCCCTGGGGCTGCGCCACAACCGCATCACCGATAACGAGATTCGCCTGGCGCGCTACTACGGCTACGAGGTGCACGCCTGGACCATCAATGACCGCGCCCGGATGTCTCAGCTGATCGACCTGGGCGTCGACGCCATCATCACCGACCGCCCGGAGCTGCTCGCCGAGCTGCTGGACGACCGCCGCGAACTCGGCGACGGTGCCCTGCTGCTGGTCAAGCTGCGCAACTGGCTTCGCCGTTAA
- a CDS encoding aldo/keto reductase, whose product MISRRDTLKLCLAAGAAATLPLSTGLLAQPPRGELITRAIPSTGVRVPAVGLGSSATFASVARSEDVAALREVLQTLVDEGGRVFDTAPGYGASEAVAGELAAELGLSETLFWATKVNVAGRNGGSADPEAAREQIETSFRRLDKTPLDLIQVHNLGDVPTQLGLLKELREEGRVRHIGVTTTFERHYEALEQIMEREPLDTVGIDYAIDNRFMEERILPLARDRGIGVLVYAPFGRTRLWERVRGHEVPDWAAEFDAHSWAQLFLKFVISHPAVTVATPATSRARHMIDNMGGARGELPDEAMRRRMIAHVEGL is encoded by the coding sequence ATGATCTCGCGTCGCGATACCCTCAAGCTCTGCCTGGCGGCCGGTGCCGCCGCCACCCTGCCGCTCTCCACGGGCCTGCTCGCCCAGCCGCCTCGCGGGGAGCTGATCACCCGGGCCATCCCCTCCACTGGCGTGCGCGTTCCGGCGGTGGGGCTCGGCAGCTCGGCCACCTTCGCCAGCGTCGCCCGCAGCGAGGATGTTGCCGCCCTGCGCGAGGTGCTACAGACGCTGGTCGATGAGGGCGGGCGGGTCTTCGACACCGCGCCGGGCTATGGCGCCTCCGAGGCAGTGGCCGGCGAGCTCGCCGCGGAGCTTGGTCTCTCCGAGACGCTCTTCTGGGCCACCAAGGTCAACGTGGCGGGCCGCAACGGCGGCAGCGCCGACCCGGAGGCGGCTCGCGAGCAGATCGAGACCTCCTTCCGGCGCCTGGACAAGACGCCGCTGGACCTAATCCAGGTGCACAACTTGGGCGACGTGCCGACCCAGCTCGGGCTGCTCAAGGAGCTTCGCGAGGAGGGGCGGGTGCGCCATATCGGCGTGACCACCACCTTCGAACGACACTACGAGGCGCTCGAGCAAATCATGGAACGTGAGCCACTGGACACCGTCGGCATCGACTACGCCATCGACAATCGCTTCATGGAGGAGCGCATCCTGCCCCTGGCCCGTGACCGCGGCATCGGCGTGCTGGTCTATGCCCCCTTCGGGCGCACCCGGCTCTGGGAGCGGGTGCGCGGCCATGAGGTGCCGGACTGGGCCGCCGAGTTCGATGCCCACTCCTGGGCCCAGCTCTTCCTCAAGTTCGTGATCAGCCACCCGGCGGTGACCGTGGCCACCCCGGCCACCAGCCGCGCCCGCCACATGATCGACAACATGGGGGGCGCGCGCGGCGAGCTGCCGGACGAGGCGATGCGCCGGCGCATGATCGCCCACGTCGAGGGGCTCTGA
- the acnB gene encoding bifunctional aconitate hydratase 2/2-methylisocitrate dehydratase, giving the protein MLEAYRQHVEERAAEGVPPKPLNAEQVAALVELLKNPPAGEEEFVLDLITNRVPPGVDEAAYVKAGFLTAIAKGEAESPLIDRIHAVKLLGTMQGGYNIVSMVELLDDDALAKEVGEQLKHTLLMFDAFHDVEERAKAGNAVAKDVIQSWAEAEWFLSKPALEEKITLTVFKVPGETNTDDLSPAPDAWSRPDIPVHANAMLKNERDGINPEVPGTTGPLKQIEEVKAKGFPVAYVGDVVGTGSSRKSATNSVLWFFGDDIPYVPNKRAGGFCFGGKIAPIFFNTMEDSGALPVEMDVSKMEMGDVIDVYPYEGKVCKHGTDEVLTTFELKTQVILDEVRAGGRIPLIIGRGLTTKARESLGLPASDVFRLPEQPADTGKGYTLAQKMVGKACGMAGVRPGMYCEPKMTTVGSQDTTGPMTRDELKDLACLGFQADLVMQSFCHTAAYPKPVDVDTHHTLPDFIMNRGGVSLRPGDGIIHSWLNRMLLPDTVGTGGDSHTRFPLGISFPAGSGLVAFAAATGVMPLDMPESVLVRFKGKRQPGVTLRDLVHAIPYYAIQKGLLTVEKSGKKNAFSGRVLEIEGLEDLTVEQAFELSDASAERSAAGCTIPLSEESVSEYLKSNITLLKWMIANGYGDERTISRRIQGMEEWLANPSLMRADKDAEYAEVIEIDLEELKEPVLCAPNDPDDARLLSDVAGEKIDEVFIGSCMTNIGHFRAAGKLLEKQPAGSLKTRLWLAPPTKMDQHQLTEEGYYGIYGRAGARMEMPGCSLCMGNQARVAAKSTVVSTSTRNFPNRLGDGANVYLASAELAAVAAVEGRLPTVDEYRRYMGEFDAMAGEIYRYMNFHEIEEYQNAASNVIPVTQEA; this is encoded by the coding sequence GTGCTTGAAGCCTATCGCCAACATGTCGAGGAGCGCGCCGCCGAAGGCGTGCCGCCGAAGCCGCTGAACGCTGAACAGGTCGCCGCACTGGTCGAGCTGCTGAAGAACCCGCCGGCAGGTGAAGAGGAGTTTGTCCTCGACCTGATCACCAACCGCGTTCCGCCGGGTGTTGACGAGGCCGCCTACGTGAAGGCCGGTTTCCTCACCGCCATCGCCAAGGGCGAGGCCGAGTCGCCGCTGATCGACCGGATCCACGCGGTGAAGCTGCTCGGCACCATGCAGGGCGGCTACAACATCGTCTCCATGGTCGAGCTGCTGGACGACGACGCGCTGGCCAAGGAAGTGGGCGAGCAGCTCAAGCACACCCTGCTGATGTTCGACGCCTTCCACGACGTGGAAGAGCGTGCCAAGGCCGGCAACGCCGTGGCCAAGGACGTCATCCAGTCCTGGGCCGAGGCCGAGTGGTTCCTCTCCAAGCCCGCCCTGGAAGAGAAGATCACCCTGACCGTCTTCAAGGTGCCGGGCGAGACCAACACCGATGACCTCTCCCCGGCCCCGGACGCCTGGTCGCGCCCCGATATCCCGGTGCACGCCAACGCCATGCTCAAGAACGAGCGTGACGGCATCAACCCCGAAGTGCCCGGCACCACCGGCCCGCTGAAGCAGATCGAGGAAGTGAAGGCCAAGGGCTTCCCGGTCGCCTACGTCGGCGACGTGGTCGGCACCGGCTCCTCGCGCAAGTCCGCCACCAATTCGGTGCTGTGGTTCTTCGGCGACGACATCCCCTACGTGCCCAACAAGCGCGCCGGCGGCTTCTGCTTCGGCGGCAAGATCGCCCCGATCTTCTTCAACACCATGGAAGATTCCGGCGCCCTGCCCGTCGAGATGGACGTCTCCAAGATGGAGATGGGCGACGTCATCGACGTCTACCCCTACGAGGGCAAGGTGTGCAAGCACGGCACCGACGAGGTGCTGACCACCTTCGAACTCAAGACCCAGGTGATCCTCGACGAGGTGCGCGCCGGTGGCCGTATCCCGCTGATCATCGGCCGCGGCCTGACCACCAAGGCGCGCGAGTCGCTGGGGCTGCCCGCCTCCGACGTCTTCCGCCTGCCGGAGCAGCCCGCCGATACCGGCAAGGGCTACACCCTGGCCCAGAAGATGGTCGGCAAGGCCTGCGGCATGGCGGGCGTGCGCCCGGGCATGTACTGCGAGCCGAAGATGACCACCGTGGGCTCCCAGGACACCACCGGCCCGATGACCCGTGACGAGCTCAAGGACCTCGCCTGCCTCGGCTTCCAGGCCGACCTGGTGATGCAGTCCTTCTGTCACACCGCTGCCTACCCGAAGCCGGTCGACGTGGACACCCACCACACCCTGCCCGACTTCATCATGAACCGCGGCGGCGTCTCCCTGCGTCCGGGCGACGGCATCATCCACAGCTGGCTGAACCGCATGCTGCTGCCCGACACCGTCGGCACCGGCGGCGACTCCCACACTCGCTTCCCGCTGGGCATTTCCTTCCCGGCAGGCTCTGGCCTGGTGGCCTTCGCCGCCGCCACCGGCGTGATGCCGCTGGACATGCCGGAGTCCGTGCTGGTGCGCTTCAAGGGCAAGCGTCAGCCCGGCGTCACCCTGCGTGACCTGGTCCACGCCATCCCCTACTACGCCATCCAGAAGGGGCTCTTGACCGTCGAGAAGTCCGGCAAGAAGAACGCCTTCTCCGGTCGCGTGCTGGAGATCGAGGGCCTCGAGGACCTCACCGTCGAGCAGGCCTTCGAGCTCTCCGACGCCTCCGCCGAGCGCTCCGCCGCGGGCTGTACCATCCCCCTCTCCGAGGAGAGCGTGAGCGAGTACCTGAAGTCCAACATCACCCTGCTCAAGTGGATGATCGCCAACGGCTACGGTGACGAGCGCACCATCAGCCGCCGCATCCAGGGCATGGAGGAGTGGCTGGCCAACCCGAGCCTGATGCGCGCCGACAAGGACGCCGAGTACGCCGAGGTCATCGAGATCGACCTCGAGGAGCTCAAGGAGCCGGTACTCTGCGCCCCGAACGACCCGGACGACGCCCGCCTGCTGTCTGATGTGGCCGGCGAGAAGATCGACGAGGTCTTCATCGGCTCGTGCATGACCAACATCGGCCACTTCCGCGCCGCGGGCAAGCTGCTCGAGAAGCAGCCGGCCGGCAGCCTGAAGACCCGCCTGTGGCTGGCCCCGCCGACCAAGATGGACCAGCACCAGCTGACCGAGGAAGGCTACTACGGCATCTACGGTCGCGCCGGTGCGCGCATGGAGATGCCGGGCTGCTCGCTGTGCATGGGCAACCAGGCACGCGTGGCCGCCAAGTCCACCGTGGTCTCCACCTCCACCCGCAACTTCCCGAACCGCCTCGGTGACGGTGCCAACGTGTACCTCGCCTCCGCGGAGCTGGCGGCCGTGGCCGCCGTGGAAGGTCGCCTGCCCACCGTCGACGAGTACCGCCGCTACATGGGCGAGTTCGACGCCATGGCCGGCGAGATCTATCGTTACATGAACTTCCACGAGATCGAGGAGTATCAGAACGCCGCTTCCAACGTGATTCCCGTCACCCAGGAAGCCTGA
- a CDS encoding cupin domain-containing protein, producing MANLFQGIPDRLPEERFEELVRGDSVTVERIVSRGHTSPETGWYDQPRHEWVLVLRGRGVVAFEDGEEVSLGPGDHLLISAHRRHRVAWTDPDEATVWLAVHYD from the coding sequence GTGGCGAATCTGTTCCAGGGGATTCCCGATCGCCTTCCCGAGGAGCGTTTCGAGGAACTCGTCAGAGGGGATTCGGTGACGGTGGAGCGCATCGTCTCCCGGGGGCATACCTCGCCCGAGACCGGCTGGTACGACCAGCCGCGCCACGAGTGGGTGCTGGTACTCAGGGGCCGCGGCGTGGTCGCCTTCGAGGACGGCGAGGAGGTTTCACTCGGCCCCGGGGACCACCTGCTGATTTCCGCCCACCGACGGCACCGGGTCGCCTGGACCGATCCGGACGAGGCGACCGTGTGGCTGGCGGTGCACTACGACTGA
- a CDS encoding NTP/NDP exchange transporter: protein MPDSLQRLFNVRPEERLPVLLAVLFFFCVLTALMVLRPAREALGLRGGIEAVRWLFMGTALVTLLVNPLFGLLVSRLPRLRFIAATYLFFAASLGAFYLLMTLAPGAVGVASGQVFYVWFSVFNLFVTMLFWALMADRFSLAQGKRFFGLIAVGGTCGAIFGPWLAGRLAEPLGTPALLLVAIGFLLLALTAACGVALCQPHRPRESDDEAPVVEERERIGGSAWAGLRALTRSRYLLGIAAYVVILAIMATFLYFTRLQMVAALGDDLDLRTAWFARIDLITQVATLVMQALVAGHLMKRLGVAFTLALLLLPMTTLLGFIGLAMVGSLAALIAFEAVFRAVQRALMRPARETLYTVTSREEKYKAKAAIDTFVYRAGDVVGAQVEGALGRLGMGLAAVASVAVPLALAWAALALAWAALALWLGRTQGHIAAEADAPASTTTLDSQGRPS from the coding sequence ATGCCCGATTCCCTTCAGCGCCTCTTCAATGTGCGACCCGAGGAGCGCCTGCCGGTCCTGCTGGCAGTGCTGTTCTTCTTCTGCGTCCTCACCGCCCTGATGGTGCTGCGCCCGGCCCGGGAGGCCCTGGGGCTGCGCGGCGGCATCGAGGCGGTGCGCTGGCTCTTCATGGGCACCGCCCTCGTGACCCTGCTGGTCAACCCGCTGTTCGGCCTGCTGGTCAGCCGCCTGCCGCGGCTGCGCTTCATCGCCGCCACCTACCTCTTCTTCGCCGCCAGCCTCGGTGCCTTCTACCTGCTGATGACGCTGGCCCCTGGTGCGGTCGGCGTGGCCTCCGGCCAGGTCTTCTACGTCTGGTTCAGCGTCTTCAACCTCTTCGTCACCATGCTCTTCTGGGCGCTGATGGCCGACCGCTTCTCGCTGGCCCAGGGCAAGCGCTTCTTCGGGCTGATCGCCGTGGGCGGCACCTGCGGGGCGATCTTCGGACCCTGGCTGGCCGGGCGGCTGGCCGAGCCGCTGGGCACCCCGGCGCTGCTGCTGGTGGCCATCGGCTTCCTGCTGCTGGCGCTCACCGCCGCCTGCGGCGTGGCCCTCTGCCAGCCCCATCGGCCTCGGGAGAGCGATGACGAGGCCCCGGTGGTGGAGGAGCGCGAGCGGATCGGCGGCAGCGCCTGGGCCGGGCTGCGCGCCCTGACCCGGTCGCGCTACCTGCTCGGCATCGCCGCCTACGTGGTGATACTCGCCATCATGGCCACCTTTCTCTATTTCACGCGGCTGCAGATGGTGGCCGCCCTGGGCGATGACCTGGACCTGCGTACCGCCTGGTTCGCACGCATCGACCTGATCACCCAGGTGGCGACCCTGGTGATGCAGGCGCTCGTGGCCGGCCACCTGATGAAGCGTCTCGGCGTCGCCTTCACCCTGGCGCTGCTGCTGCTGCCGATGACCACCCTGCTGGGCTTCATCGGCCTGGCGATGGTCGGCTCCCTGGCCGCGCTGATCGCCTTCGAGGCGGTCTTCCGGGCCGTGCAGCGCGCCCTGATGCGCCCCGCCCGGGAGACCCTCTACACCGTTACCAGCCGGGAGGAGAAGTACAAGGCCAAGGCTGCCATCGACACCTTCGTCTACCGCGCCGGCGACGTGGTGGGTGCCCAGGTCGAGGGCGCGCTGGGTCGGCTCGGCATGGGCCTGGCCGCGGTGGCCAGCGTCGCCGTGCCCCTGGCGCTCGCCTGGGCGGCCCTGGCGCTCGCCTGGGCGGCCCTGGCGCTCTGGCTGGGCCGCACCCAGGGGCACATCGCCGCCGAGGCGGATGCCCCGGCCTCCACCACGACCCTCGATTCACAAGGGAGACCCTCATGA
- the rraA gene encoding ribonuclease E activity regulator RraA produces MSHIITPDICDAHPEVRVLDPLFVNFGGRDAFCGPIRTVKCFEDNSLVKEAVAEPGEGAVLVVDAGGSQRCAMLGDMLAEQAADNGWSGVIMYGCVRDVDVLAETELGVQALGAHPRKSEKRGEGQRDIPVTFAGVTLSPGEWLYADNNGILVADARLPLEG; encoded by the coding sequence GTGAGCCATATCATCACCCCCGATATCTGCGACGCCCACCCCGAGGTGCGCGTGCTGGACCCGCTGTTCGTCAACTTCGGCGGCCGCGATGCCTTCTGCGGGCCGATCCGCACCGTGAAGTGCTTCGAGGACAACTCCCTGGTCAAGGAAGCGGTGGCCGAGCCCGGCGAGGGCGCCGTGCTGGTGGTGGACGCCGGGGGCTCCCAGCGCTGTGCGATGCTGGGCGACATGCTGGCCGAGCAGGCCGCCGACAACGGCTGGTCGGGCGTCATCATGTACGGCTGCGTGCGTGACGTGGACGTGCTGGCCGAGACCGAGCTCGGCGTGCAGGCGCTGGGCGCCCACCCGCGCAAGAGCGAGAAGCGCGGCGAGGGCCAGCGCGACATCCCGGTGACCTTCGCCGGTGTGACCCTATCGCCCGGCGAGTGGCTCTACGCCGACAACAACGGCATCCTGGTGGCCGATGCGCGCCTGCCGCTGGAGGGCTGA
- the ggt gene encoding gamma-glutamyltransferase, which translates to MTLPAVPFRRRLLLPVTAALMLGLPLAAQAEVAFQYDLPAIAPEVASETQEKPGWATERFAVAAANPLATDAGYQVLRAGGSAIDAAVAVQMVLTLVEPQSSGIGGGAFLMHHDGDEVAAYDGRETAPAAVNGELFLDEEGEPMPFMEAAAASGLSVGGVPGTVRMLELAHAEHGRLPWAELFGPAIRLAEEGFTVSPRLATSLESEQPLRDDPLGSAFYYPNGEPLEAGVTLKNPALAAILREIAEHGSRALHEGPIAEDLVARVQGHHSRAGAITAEDLAGYEAKRRDPICTAWQAYEICGFPPPSSGHLTVMQILGILEHLPEVETPLEEGVPGEPWLHQFLEASRLAFADRGHYIGDPDFVEAPGGDWSVMLAPDYLALRAGLIGEESLGSGGAEPGNPGELATAWASQPEQPEYGTSHISIIDEHGNALAMTTTIEAAFGSRILADGGTGLAGGYLLNNELTDFSFTPQDEAGQPIANRVEANKRPRSSMSPTLVFARDGDSRGELVASLGSPGGAAIIHYTAKALVAMLDWGLDAQEALNLPHAITLGGPVFLEEGRFPSATLEALNARGHEASERELVSGLQAIQRTETGFFGGADPRREGVVMGD; encoded by the coding sequence ATGACCCTGCCCGCCGTTCCCTTCCGCCGCCGCCTGCTGTTGCCGGTGACTGCCGCCCTGATGCTTGGCCTGCCGCTCGCGGCCCAGGCCGAAGTGGCCTTTCAGTACGACCTGCCGGCCATCGCCCCCGAGGTCGCCTCCGAGACACAGGAGAAGCCCGGCTGGGCCACGGAGCGCTTCGCGGTGGCCGCCGCCAACCCGCTGGCCACCGACGCCGGCTACCAGGTGCTGAGGGCCGGCGGCAGCGCCATCGACGCCGCGGTGGCCGTGCAGATGGTGCTGACCCTGGTGGAGCCCCAGTCCAGCGGGATCGGCGGCGGCGCCTTTTTGATGCACCACGACGGTGACGAGGTGGCCGCCTATGACGGCCGCGAGACCGCGCCGGCCGCCGTCAACGGCGAGCTCTTCCTCGACGAGGAGGGCGAGCCGATGCCCTTCATGGAGGCCGCCGCCGCCAGCGGTCTCTCGGTGGGGGGGGTGCCCGGCACCGTGCGCATGCTGGAGCTGGCCCACGCCGAGCACGGCCGGCTGCCCTGGGCGGAGCTCTTCGGCCCGGCGATCCGGCTGGCCGAGGAGGGCTTCACGGTGAGCCCGCGACTGGCCACCAGCCTCGAAAGCGAGCAGCCGCTGCGCGACGATCCCCTGGGCAGCGCCTTCTACTACCCGAACGGCGAGCCGCTCGAGGCGGGGGTGACGCTGAAGAACCCGGCCCTGGCCGCCATCCTGCGCGAGATCGCCGAGCACGGAAGCCGGGCCCTGCACGAGGGGCCGATCGCCGAGGACCTGGTGGCCCGGGTGCAGGGCCACCACAGTCGTGCTGGCGCCATCACCGCGGAGGACCTGGCCGGCTACGAGGCGAAGCGGCGCGACCCGATCTGCACCGCCTGGCAGGCCTACGAGATCTGCGGCTTCCCGCCGCCCTCCTCGGGCCACCTCACCGTGATGCAGATCCTCGGCATCCTGGAGCACCTGCCCGAGGTGGAGACTCCTCTGGAGGAGGGCGTGCCCGGCGAGCCCTGGCTGCACCAGTTCCTCGAGGCCTCGCGGCTGGCCTTCGCCGACCGCGGCCACTACATCGGCGACCCGGACTTCGTGGAGGCCCCCGGCGGCGACTGGTCGGTGATGCTCGCCCCCGACTACCTGGCGCTGCGTGCGGGGCTCATCGGCGAGGAGAGCCTCGGTAGCGGCGGCGCCGAGCCCGGCAATCCGGGCGAGCTCGCCACCGCCTGGGCCAGCCAGCCCGAGCAGCCGGAGTACGGCACCAGCCATATCAGCATCATCGACGAGCATGGCAATGCCCTGGCCATGACCACCACCATCGAGGCCGCCTTCGGCTCGCGGATCCTCGCCGATGGCGGCACGGGGCTGGCCGGCGGCTACCTGCTCAACAACGAGCTCACCGACTTCTCCTTCACTCCGCAGGATGAGGCGGGCCAACCCATCGCCAACCGGGTGGAGGCGAACAAGCGGCCGCGCTCCAGCATGAGCCCGACCCTGGTCTTTGCGCGCGACGGCGACAGCCGCGGCGAGCTGGTGGCGAGCCTCGGCTCCCCCGGTGGGGCGGCGATCATCCACTACACCGCCAAGGCGCTGGTGGCCATGCTCGACTGGGGGCTGGATGCCCAGGAGGCCCTGAACCTGCCCCACGCCATCACCCTGGGTGGGCCGGTGTTCCTGGAGGAGGGGCGCTTCCCGTCCGCGACCCTGGAGGCGCTCAACGCCCGCGGCCACGAGGCCAGCGAGCGCGAGCTGGTCAGCGGGCTGCAGGCGATCCAGCGCACCGAGACGGGCTTCTTCGGCGGCGCCGACCCGCGCCGGGAAGGGGTGGTGATGGGCGATTAA